The Desulfomonilia bacterium DNA segment ATCGAATACGGCGCCTTTCTTCGTTCACGGTACTTGAGCCTTCCCTATGGTGATCAGGGGTTGTTCATCAGAAAAGAGGATTTTCGTGAAGCCCAGGGTTTCCCGGAACTACCCATAATGGAAGATGCGGTATTTGTTACAGGCCTTAAGAAAAAGGGCAAGGTGGTCACTCTCGATAAAAAGGCAGTCACCTCTGCCAGAAGATTTGAAAAGCTGGGTGCTTTCCGTACATGGTTAATCAATCAGTGCGTAATCGTGGTCTTTCTATCGGGAGCGAAACCCGGATTGATTGCGGAGTTGTACCGCAGACATGCAGGTCCTGCCGAGTGGCTGGGTCTTTTATTCAGGATACTTTTTTTGAAAGGGTTCAGGATTGAAGCTAATTAATATAGCCATTGTTTTCATTATGCTTCCGGTAATTATCCTTGCCGGGGATACGCTTTTTACAGAAAATTTCGCTTCTCTCTCAAAATGGAAAGAGGTTTATTTTCCAAAAATCCAGGCGCACACGAAATATACTGCGGCAACCGACGGCAAGGAGACGTTTTTAAAGACGCAGAGCCATGCCTCGGCATCGGTAATTATTTACAGGGAGCCTTTCAATCCGTATGAATATCCGCTTCTCAGATGGCGGTGGAAGATTGACAATGTACTTAAAGGGGCCGACCTTAAAACGAGAGAGACTGATGACTCTCCTATAAGGGTCTATATCGCATTTGAATATAATCCGAAAAAGTCCACGGCCGCCGAACGCGCACTTTACGGTTCGGTCAAGCTCATCTACGGTGAATACCCGCCGCACAGCTCCCTGAACTATACATGGGCCAGTGAGCCATCGGCGCCTGATATCATAACCAGCTCATACACTGACCGCAGCAAAATGATTATACTTGAAAAAGGGAGCAGAAAGGCCGGAATGTGGATTGAGGAAAGCGTTGACATCATTGCCGATTACAGGAGGGCTTTTGGCTCTGATCCGCCCGAAAATGCGACACTGGGCATCATGAACGATACCGACAACACGAAAGGTTCGGCCGTCTCATATGTGACAGGCATTGTCCTTAGCAGGAGATGATGGTTTTTATTGCAGCGCCGCCTCAAGACATGAAATTTCCTTGTATGTCTTTTCTGCCTTGAACCTTAAGACATCCATTGCATGGGCATTCCTTTCGATATTTTCATTAAGGCTTGCCGTCAGAGGTGCCCATGCAAATTGCTGGTTAAGGATATCAAAGAAAAATCCCGTTGCGTAAGATGCCATCTTTCCCATGGCCATCACCTGCCAGTATTTCTCGCCTGCAAAAAAAGCCTTTGTGCTGAGATATTTTTCAAGTGCGGGATGATCGAGCAGTATCTTGCCGATCATAACAGCGCCATCCTGGGCCTTCTCATATTCGCTTTTTTCCTGGCTGTTCCACTTGTCGATCTCATAGCCGTAATTCGTCCCTTTGAAGACATCCAGCAGTTTCGATGAATTCTGATAGATGTCGTCGAGTTTGACCCTGGCTGTTTCAAGGCTCCTTATTTCGCCTTGAACTTTTTGCAGGTCTGCGGCATCAAGCGGTGTCGTGAGCATGCCTGTGCGTACCTTGATTGCATCGTCGATCTTCGCCTTTGCTACATTGTAGTTGTCCATAAACTTATCCGCAGGAAGGCTTGTCATAAGATCAAAGACGACACTCCAGGCCCTGTCTACCGATTCATCATATGCCTTTGAAATCTCTCTGGTTGTCTGTTCGATCTGCGAGCGCTGGGATTCATTTATTTTGATCAGGTTCCTGAGCGCCGTGTTGATAAACTTGAGCCGGTCTCTTGCCTCGATCAGCTGCCTGTTGAGAAAAGCGAGGCGTTCCGGGTCCATGTTCACATCATAAATGTCGGTGTCGGTGCAAGGTGATGTTACGACGGGCCTGGTCTGAACCTGGGCCTGAGCCGTTGCAGTCGGCCTGCGGCCTCCTCTTCCTGGGGACTGTGTGGTTGAAGGTGCAGGAGCCGGGGCTTGTCCGGTCTGAAGTTTCAAAAGGTAGTCCGAGGCTGCCGCTGGATTCTTTGCTGAACTGCCGTATAAGCTGCCGATGCTCTCAAGATCAGCCTTTGCCTGGGCATTAGAGGGGTTTTGCTTGAGCGAGCCGATCTGTCTGTCGGTTTCTTTCAGGATTTCCTTTTGAAGCTGAATATTCTCGGCCGTTGCAGGCACTAAAACGGCCTTGGGCAGGGGGATATTCATCTTGTCGAAGTTTTCCTTGGATAGGGTCCCGGCAAGGGCCTGGGCGCTTAATTCGGCCAGATATCTTGCCTCTTCCAGATCGCCTGACTGCGCCTGAGTAACCGCCAGCCTGCCAAGCTGACTGCTGAGTATCAACTGGGATGTAATTTCGGTTGTGGTTGTGACCGATGGGGTTATCTGGGTCCAGCCGCCTCTCACCTTGTAGGATACGCCGCCTTCAAATGCCCTGGGCATTTTGCTGGTAAGTTTGCCTTCCGGATTCATGTAGAATGCCTGTCCGAGAAACCAGTAAGCAGGCACTTTTTCAGGGGTAAACCATCTGTCCTGGGTGATGCCGCCGAGATCTATCCGGATATTGTTTTCTCTTGCCCATCTGGCGAGCGCTATGATCTTGGAAGCCTCCCTTATCTTGTGAAAGGAGGGCATAATACGTGCATAGGCATCATAATTGTTCATGAGCTGTGCACACCATGCGGCATAGTCGGCTTCCACTTCCGTATCGGGCGGCATGCCCCAGAACTGGCTGTCATCGCCGAACTTGTACAGCATTTTTGAAGAGCCGAATTCGACAATCGAATTATCAGGAGAGACCTTCATATCGACCGTGTCCGGCTCGAGCCACTGACGGTAGTATATGTTTCTCCTCTTGTTGAAAAGGTCGTGTCTGATTTCATATTCGGTGCGGGTGCAGCTTCCGGGGATGCTGGAGAACATATCGGGTCTGACGTTTATGCTCTTAAGCGCATAGTCGGCCTCATACATGATCATGGCGAGCTGCGAGCTTCCGTCAAGGTCTATGGGCTTTGTTTCAGCATAGGGTCTGTTCAATCCTTCAAGGTATTCGGCGGCCTGTGTTGAAAAGGTAATCCCGTTGAAGGCTTCATTCATGAAGTTTGATTGATGGTTCTTCGGTTCATACGGCATAAGCAGATTCTGTACATTCCTTATGGCGCCTTCGGATTTCATTTCACCGCTTGCATACATGCCGGTAAGGTTTTTTATGACGTCAGGGGTCACTATACCCGAGGACTCCAGGATTGCGATATATGCTGAAGCCGCAAGGTCTGAATGGAGTTTGTCTTTTGAAGATGCATCTTTAGCCTCAATGGTGCGGGCCTCATTTGATTTTCCGAGGACTTCAAGGGCCTTTGCCAGGGATTCGGATGTGTCTTTATAGACAAGATCGAGAGCCTGTGCGGTTTCCGTAAAGCCCAGGTTTGTGAAGACCTTGATCTGGATTGCACGTATGGAAGCGGGCGGAAGAAGATCCTTAAACCTGTCCAGTTTAACGTAATTGTACCAGGCGACATATTCCTCTTTCGTCAAGCCGTAAGCCTTCGAAAGTTTTTGGATCATGGTCTGCCGTTCCCTGACGAAACCGGGGTGCCCCCTTACTGCATTCACCATGATGCTGAGGTTGGATTTGACCTTGTCCCCGGCATTGTTGATTTCCTCTTTCGTTTTTGGCGTAGGCGCGAGATTCATTATTGGTTCGGGATAGGCCATGGCGGTTTTCAGAAGGTCGAGGTAAGGGATCCTGCCCGTATCATAGGCATCGTCATAATGGCCGATAACGGCTATGCGGCCTGAAGATTTATCGATTACAACTTTGTCGAGCACATTGATGTAGTCGAGCTTTTCTATCGATGAGATACCGGCCGGCATGATGTCTGGCACAACTCCGGGGATAATGAAATCCTCCTTGATGTCGGTTACTTCAAGTTTTAATATCCCGCCCGGGATGACCACCCTCTCGATCTCGGCGCCCTGGCGCTTTATAAGAAATCTTACGGGGACATAAGGCATCCGGTTGAAGTCGGAATTGTCCTTAACAGTCCTGCCGTTGACAGCGATAATCATATCGCCCGGCTGAAGACCTGCGAAGGCTGCTGAAGATTGCGGTGCGACCTGTGACAGGATAAGGCCGCCGTCTTCAAGCTTGCCTGAGAAACCCCAGTCAGTAATGTATGGCGGGATCTCAGAGGCCCGGGTTAAGCTCGCACATGTCATGATGAAGATTGCTGCCAGAAAAAATTTGCGGAACCGGATAGAGCTTGTCATGGCTTGACCTCCTTCTTGTCTGAAAAAGTATTTTTATCACGAGGCTTGAGCACATTGTATCAATTCCAAATACGGTTGGGCAAGACCGATATTAAATTAGACGGGTTCGTGTCTCGATGTCTGGATAAAATGTTTTAAATCAAAGCATCATAAGCTGTTTTAAATCAATTAATCTCTACGAAAAAAGCCTGAACCTCTTTGTCTTACATCCCACCCGGATTCTTTGAAGAGACTGTGGCATGCAGATACGGTGCCGCCCCGGCCTTCTTCCGTCTTTTCTTTAATATCTCTTGGATTGGCTCCGGCTTCGGCCCAGAAGAGGTTTGCACCGGCGATTGCGCCCAGGGTGCACGGCTCGTGCGTGCAGTTTCCGGTCACAGTGCGAGGCATGCCCAGCCTGGTGACTGCCACTATCTGCGCCATGCGCAGTTCTGTAATGGTGCCAAGTCTGGCCAGATCAGTCCCGGGAATGGGTATGCGCCTGGCCGCGCCACTGAAAGCCGGATTAATGGATGCAGTAAAAAGTATCAGTTCGGCAAGCTCCTCATTCGTATGCTCCGGCCCGACCGGTTCCACGCATGTTCCGACTATGAGCCCTGCATGCTGAAAGTTTCTGATGCTCTTTTTTCTTTTATCTGGAGAAAGACTTGAATCAATACCTTCACGCAGTCGGAGAGCATGATAAACCCCTGTGTAACCTGCATCTTTTATCATCTTTGCATTAGCAAGATTCTGATCACCTACATTTGCGATCAGGATTGTGCTGGGATCAAGATTTTTCCTGATTTCACGTGATATTTCCATAAACATTTCGAATGGATAATGTGCCGTCGTCATCACGTATATCGCATTTGCGCCATAAGCCTCAAACTGAAGCGCATATGCCACGGCCTGTTCCGGGGCAAGGCGCGCCTCTGTTTTGAAAATGCCGTTCTTGGATGCGAAGGAACAGAACATGCAGTTACAGGCGCATGGCGCAAGGTTGAGCGCAAGCTGGGCATGGATCTCTGCCTTGTTACTGCTGAGTTCTTTTGATATCCGGTTCGCCTCTGCCATTGTCAGATAAGACTCTTTTGAATCAGGGGCATGGTTCAGCAGAAAAACGAGTTCCTCTTTATTAAGCGATTTTCCATCAGCTGTTTTTTTGAGGATTTCTTTAATATTCATTTCAGACCTTTCATAATTAGATTCTATTTTTTATTGTTTTATAAGACCTTTCCATGACCGAAACGGCACTTACCGTCTTTCTGAAATATCTTTTCAATAAGAGCCTGTGTACATAGGTGAAGGGAGGCTTTGACATCAGGCCGTAAACAGAAGGCTTCTCGGGATTCAAAAGGACATCCAGCACATGCGTACAGTTCATGCGGGTTTCCATCATTTCCACACAACCTGCACAGTATGTCACGACGCTGCCGCCGGATGTTTCTATTGCCGTTTTATCAAGCCAGGTCTCTGCAAATTCAGGGCAGATATATTTCACCCCTGCGCCGTTGCCGCAGCAAAGGGTTTTCTCTCCGGTATGGGCCATATCCTTGAAACTGACAGCTGCCGTTGAAAGAAGCTGCCTTATCCTTTCATGAAGGCCGGAGCAATTACGCATGCTGCATGGGTCATGGATTACATATGTTTTATTGTGAAGTCTTTCCATGCAGGGCACATCCGGGAGCACTTCATAGACCATCCTTACATTAAGTCCATCTGCATATTTCCTGAACATGCCGTAACAGTTCGGGCAGACAACGATCACGTCCTCAACGCCGTGAGAAATAAGATAGTCCTGAATTTCAGAGAGCATAGAATGTGAAAATTCCTGAAAACCCAGGTCATCCGAAATGCGGCCGCAGCAGTCAAGCGCAATACCAATCCCGGGGATTACATCTTCAAGCAAATGAAACAGCTTTCTGGTCAGGCCCGGTCTTGTTCCTGCGAACGCACAACCGGGAAAGAGCAACTCTTTGCATCCTTCCGGCAGGGCATAAAATGTAAACAGCCTGGACATGCCTGTTTTTTCATGCTGAAGCAGAGCTTTATGTTTCCGGAGAGGGGCAATGCCCCTCTTCGCCAACTCACGCCGCATATTCATGAACAGTCCGCGTATGTCCAGCCCTTCGGGACAGACGGCCGAGCACAGGCCGCACAGGCTGCATTCATAAGGTATTATTCCAATTTCATTATTTTCCGGGTTATATCCGGTTACAATCTTTTTAGGGGTTCCGTATTTTTTCAGAAATGCACATTCATCAACACAAAGCCCGCATTCAGTGCATTTTACTGTAATTTCAGACAGTTGAACTGCAAAAGGATGAACCTCATGTTCCAGTGTCTGCTTTTGGCTTATTGTCTCGGTTTTCATGTATGTTCAATCAATACCGGGAATTCTGCTGTAAATCACTGCAATCGGGAATCTATCCTTGTTCGGCAGGACTTCAGGATTTCCAGAGAAGAGCGAGTTCGGGCTGATCGCCCTTTTCAGTGATGATATCTGAGGATATGCTGCATTACTGGTAATTCCAATCGGGCATGATTCGAGGCATGTCAGACAGCCCGTTTTGTATCTGATTGCAGCTGTCTTGTTTCCGCCAAACCGTATCTTAAAACCCTTTTTCGATGAGTCCAGGAATATATCCCTGAGGTTTAATGTTTTTTCAAGACCGGGCCATGCCGCCTTCACATCGAGTTCGTCTCCTGAAACAAAACAGCCGTTACTGTCCATTGAAAGGTTGTTGCCGGGCCTTAATCCGATACCGGCAAGCGAGTCATATAATGCATCGGGTGTAACTGGAGATGATAGAATGAACTTGTCGGCGAGCTTGCCTCCGCCGTATCCTATTCCCCAATGCGCGGTGGTTTCATTCAGATGTTTGAGGCTCAGTTCTGTATAAATTATCACCGCAGCTTTTTTTCTGTCCTTTATCAGTGGGGAGTGCTTTGACGGCCAGTCATCCGGCCAGGGTCTTGACGAGTTTCTATCCGGAGATAAAGCCAGGAGACCGGCGGGATTCAAAAGAAACGCCCCGCTTGCTATGAGCGCAGATATGAGAAATTCCCGCCGCTCCATAAAATGGCTGAAAGATAAGACTATTTCACCTTTTCAACAGGGTAATCCGCTTCACTCCAGGCCTTGATTCCGCCAGGGAAACGGTAAACATTCTTATATCCAAGCTTCACTGCCCACATGGCGCCGTTATGGCTTCGTGTGCATTTTACGAAACCGCAGTAAAAAACAATCAGCCTGTCTTTATCGGGTCCGAGAAGCTTTATCAGGGCGTCTTTTGTCTTGTC contains these protein-coding regions:
- a CDS encoding DUF3047 domain-containing protein: MKLINIAIVFIMLPVIILAGDTLFTENFASLSKWKEVYFPKIQAHTKYTAATDGKETFLKTQSHASASVIIYREPFNPYEYPLLRWRWKIDNVLKGADLKTRETDDSPIRVYIAFEYNPKKSTAAERALYGSVKLIYGEYPPHSSLNYTWASEPSAPDIITSSYTDRSKMIILEKGSRKAGMWIEESVDIIADYRRAFGSDPPENATLGIMNDTDNTKGSAVSYVTGIVLSRR
- a CDS encoding PDZ domain-containing protein → MTSSIRFRKFFLAAIFIMTCASLTRASEIPPYITDWGFSGKLEDGGLILSQVAPQSSAAFAGLQPGDMIIAVNGRTVKDNSDFNRMPYVPVRFLIKRQGAEIERVVIPGGILKLEVTDIKEDFIIPGVVPDIMPAGISSIEKLDYINVLDKVVIDKSSGRIAVIGHYDDAYDTGRIPYLDLLKTAMAYPEPIMNLAPTPKTKEEINNAGDKVKSNLSIMVNAVRGHPGFVRERQTMIQKLSKAYGLTKEEYVAWYNYVKLDRFKDLLPPASIRAIQIKVFTNLGFTETAQALDLVYKDTSESLAKALEVLGKSNEARTIEAKDASSKDKLHSDLAASAYIAILESSGIVTPDVIKNLTGMYASGEMKSEGAIRNVQNLLMPYEPKNHQSNFMNEAFNGITFSTQAAEYLEGLNRPYAETKPIDLDGSSQLAMIMYEADYALKSINVRPDMFSSIPGSCTRTEYEIRHDLFNKRRNIYYRQWLEPDTVDMKVSPDNSIVEFGSSKMLYKFGDDSQFWGMPPDTEVEADYAAWCAQLMNNYDAYARIMPSFHKIREASKIIALARWARENNIRIDLGGITQDRWFTPEKVPAYWFLGQAFYMNPEGKLTSKMPRAFEGGVSYKVRGGWTQITPSVTTTTEITSQLILSSQLGRLAVTQAQSGDLEEARYLAELSAQALAGTLSKENFDKMNIPLPKAVLVPATAENIQLQKEILKETDRQIGSLKQNPSNAQAKADLESIGSLYGSSAKNPAAASDYLLKLQTGQAPAPAPSTTQSPGRGGRRPTATAQAQVQTRPVVTSPCTDTDIYDVNMDPERLAFLNRQLIEARDRLKFINTALRNLIKINESQRSQIEQTTREISKAYDESVDRAWSVVFDLMTSLPADKFMDNYNVAKAKIDDAIKVRTGMLTTPLDAADLQKVQGEIRSLETARVKLDDIYQNSSKLLDVFKGTNYGYEIDKWNSQEKSEYEKAQDGAVMIGKILLDHPALEKYLSTKAFFAGEKYWQVMAMGKMASYATGFFFDILNQQFAWAPLTASLNENIERNAHAMDVLRFKAEKTYKEISCLEAALQ
- a CDS encoding radical SAM protein, coding for MNIKEILKKTADGKSLNKEELVFLLNHAPDSKESYLTMAEANRISKELSSNKAEIHAQLALNLAPCACNCMFCSFASKNGIFKTEARLAPEQAVAYALQFEAYGANAIYVMTTAHYPFEMFMEISREIRKNLDPSTILIANVGDQNLANAKMIKDAGYTGVYHALRLREGIDSSLSPDKRKKSIRNFQHAGLIVGTCVEPVGPEHTNEELAELILFTASINPAFSGAARRIPIPGTDLARLGTITELRMAQIVAVTRLGMPRTVTGNCTHEPCTLGAIAGANLFWAEAGANPRDIKEKTEEGRGGTVSACHSLFKESGWDVRQRGSGFFRRD
- a CDS encoding (Fe-S)-binding protein; protein product: MKTETISQKQTLEHEVHPFAVQLSEITVKCTECGLCVDECAFLKKYGTPKKIVTGYNPENNEIGIIPYECSLCGLCSAVCPEGLDIRGLFMNMRRELAKRGIAPLRKHKALLQHEKTGMSRLFTFYALPEGCKELLFPGCAFAGTRPGLTRKLFHLLEDVIPGIGIALDCCGRISDDLGFQEFSHSMLSEIQDYLISHGVEDVIVVCPNCYGMFRKYADGLNVRMVYEVLPDVPCMERLHNKTYVIHDPCSMRNCSGLHERIRQLLSTAAVSFKDMAHTGEKTLCCGNGAGVKYICPEFAETWLDKTAIETSGGSVVTYCAGCVEMMETRMNCTHVLDVLLNPEKPSVYGLMSKPPFTYVHRLLLKRYFRKTVSAVSVMERSYKTIKNRI
- a CDS encoding YdjY domain-containing protein — translated: MERREFLISALIASGAFLLNPAGLLALSPDRNSSRPWPDDWPSKHSPLIKDRKKAAVIIYTELSLKHLNETTAHWGIGYGGGKLADKFILSSPVTPDALYDSLAGIGLRPGNNLSMDSNGCFVSGDELDVKAAWPGLEKTLNLRDIFLDSSKKGFKIRFGGNKTAAIRYKTGCLTCLESCPIGITSNAAYPQISSLKRAISPNSLFSGNPEVLPNKDRFPIAVIYSRIPGID